In the Streptomyces sp. NBC_00193 genome, GCAGGGCGACCGGCGAGCGGAACCCGCAGCGTCCGGCGACCTCGTCGACCGAGTAGTCGGAGGTCTCCAGCAGCCGCTGCGCCTGAAGCACCCGCTGGGTGATCAGCCACTGCAGCGGAGCACTGCCGGTGAGCGAGCGGAACCGCCGGTCGAACGTGCGCCTGCTCATGTAGGCGCGCGCCGCCAGCGTCTCCACGTCGAACTGCTCGTGGAGGTGTTCCAGTGCCCAGGCGACGACCTCGGCCAGCGGGTCGGCGCCGATCTCCTCCGGCAGCGACCGGTCGAGGTAGCGTTCCTGGCCACCCGTGCGGCGCGGCGGGACGACGAGCCTGCGGGCCAGTGCACCCGCCGCCTCGCTGCCGTGGTCCGTGCGCACGATGTGCAGGCACAGATCGATTCCGGCCGCGGTGCCCGCGGACGTCAGCACGTCGCCGTCGTCGACGAACAGCTCGCGCGGATCGACGTGGACGGACGGGTAGCGCTTGGCCAGCGTCGGCGCGTACATCCAGTGCGTCGTCGCGGGCCGGCCGTCCAGCAGACCGGCGGCGGCGAGCACGAATGCCCCCGTGCACAGTCCGACGATCCGGGCCCCCTCCTCGTGCGCCAGACGCAGCGCGTCGAGCGCCTCCGGCGGCGGCGGTGAGGTGATGGAACGCCACGCGGG is a window encoding:
- a CDS encoding helix-turn-helix domain-containing protein, with amino-acid sequence MSQDSTAVVVDGRKLAGRRRREIVAVLLFSGGPIFESSIPLSVFGIDRQDAGVPRYRLLVCAGEDGPLRTTGGLELTAPYGLEAIARAGTVVVPAWRSITSPPPPEALDALRLAHEEGARIVGLCTGAFVLAAAGLLDGRPATTHWMYAPTLAKRYPSVHVDPRELFVDDGDVLTSAGTAAGIDLCLHIVRTDHGSEAAGALARRLVVPPRRTGGQERYLDRSLPEEIGADPLAEVVAWALEHLHEQFDVETLAARAYMSRRTFDRRFRSLTGSAPLQWLITQRVLQAQRLLETSDYSVDEVAGRCGFRSPVALRGHFRRQLGSSPAAYRSAYRARRPQADVVQVAQLSESPVPHQRTPQPQRAAAALAAAGPTVTELYAPGRVLREHA